One stretch of Paramormyrops kingsleyae isolate MSU_618 chromosome 4, PKINGS_0.4, whole genome shotgun sequence DNA includes these proteins:
- the en2b gene encoding homeobox protein engrailed-2b, translating into MEENDHSNRDAERQESSDESNRAIIPLLQAPGNPLPHRITNFFIDNILRPDFGRRKEGIFNREDRNLGGRENRSLSVAGTGQVGGTVAEEGTSSPSVNGTKKPEIARDHRMKSRGESADQCLSSDSDSSQASCTPSSQPMLWPAWVYCTRYSDRPSSGPRSRKPKKKSASKEDKRPRTAFTAEQLQRLKAEFQTNRYLTEQRRQSLAQELGLNESQIKIWFQNKRAKIKKATGNKNTLALHLMAQGLYNHATTEKDDKSDSD; encoded by the exons ATGGAAGAAAATGATCATAGCAACAGAGATGCGGAGCGTCAGGAATCAAGTGACGAGTCAAACAGAGCAATTATTCCGCTTTTGCAAGCGCCAGGAAACCCCCTTCCACACCGAATAACGAACTTTTTCATCGATAATATTTTACGACCGGACTTCGGCCGCAGAAAAGAGGGAATCTTTAACAGAGAGGACAGGAACCTTGGCGGCAGAGAGAACCGTAGTCTTTCGGTCGCTGGAACGGGGCAGGTAGGAGGGACGGTGGCAGAGGAAGGAACCTCCAGCCCTTCAGTCAACGGGACCAAGAAACCCGAAATTGCCCGCGACCACCGTATGAAATCCCGCGGAGAAAGTGCTGACCAGTGCCTAAGCTCCGATTCGGATAGTTCTCAAGCGAGCTGTACGCCTTCGTCGCAGCCTATGCTATGGCCAGCGTGGGTGTATTGCACCAGATATTCGGACAGGCCTTCGTCAG GACCGAGGTCTCGCAAACCAAAGAAGAAATCCGCCAGCAAGGAAGACAAGCGACCACGGACTGCCTTCACTGCCGAACAACTGCAGAGACTAAAAGCTGAGTTTCAAACGAACCGGTACCTGACAGAACAGAGGAGACAGAGCCTGGCGCAGGAACTCGGCCTTAACGAGTCACAGATCAAAATCTGGTTTCAGAACAAAAGAGCCAAAATTAAAAAAGCCACGGGAAACAAGAACACTTTGGCCCTGCACTTGATGGCGCAGGGACTTTACAATCACGCCACCACAGAAAAAGACGACAAATCAGACAGCGATTAA